The genomic DNA TGGTTCAACGCGAAAACGAGCAAAGATATCTTCTTTTATTCAAgcgatattctaatctaatctaacGGTTTTAGACTTACCAGTCGTAATCGTGCTTTCCGCCATCTGTAGACGACAACAGATCATCAATGCCAGTGCTTCCCACCTTGGCCGATCCGACTGACAGCCTCCCCAATTTCACAGAAACTGTTTGtgcaaaaaatcaaatcaattaaaagaaattcaaaattcaactaaattatcaaaattaaatCTTCCAATCAAAACGCTGCCGTTTGATGGATTAACTAACAACGGCGCCGTTGGGTGGTTAGTCGTGAACAAAATCCAGAATCTATATCCTCATGGACAGGACGTCGCCAAATCCTATTGGTTCGTTGTCGGTTCAGGCAGTTATGATTCGCTTAAATGACCGAACTGCCCTCCGCATCAACGACCAATTGTACACCCAAACCGATGAAACACGGAAGGACATTTCTGTCCAGGAAGAAAACGGAAATAACCAGCACGATGAAACGTACCGTCGGAAGCCTCGTCGGAGGAAGTTACAGAGAGAGTCCGGCGGCTCTTCGAGAAGAGATCCAAGCCGCCATCGTCGGAGTCCTTTGGCGCCAAGTTCAAGCTCTGACCTCGCCGGTGTTGCGATCCCATCGGAAAGTTCCTCCCTCCGGCCAGAGATTCCCTCACATTCCTGTTCATCATCGCTCCCCAATTCCTCTATGCCCCTCACACCATATCTCTCTGTTTCTTCAGCAAATTGTATGCAGTGGAGGAGCGAGAGagagtaagagagagagagagagagatctaatGGTGCAAAGAGAGAGTGTCGTAGATGCAAAGAGAGACAGCATATCGAGCTTCTCTTTCGTTATCACGTTTACGTCatgtgaaagagagagagagcggatGCTGGAGCGTTCAGATCTGTCGAATTGCAACTGGAATTGCAACAGTGCAGTTAAATATCCGAGCTTTACtcggaattttttattttgggggtCATTGGAGCATTGGCTAATGGGAAGATGCTTCTTCTTctactactttttttttgtgttatttttcggggggctttatatatatatttttttctctttttaaaaatgAGAATAACGGTTGTTAAgtcatgattatttatgtatttCGGAATTGAAAAAACTCACATGAGTATTTTAGTTTTTCTGATCACAGTCAAACAAACTTGTCAACTTGAAGCTTCCAACTCGTGACctccttgttttttattttcttttagctCGAGAGTAAAAGAGATGTACGTTAAGTTCCATATCAAGTTATGGTTTGTTATGAGTGAATTAGCGGTTAGTTGTAAGATTTTACTAAACATTACAGTTACGTTGTTATAGCACTTGATATACTAAATCGTATTGCTAGCACAATGAGAAATTTCTTCAttccaattatttttttataacacTTGATATACTGAATCGTATTACTAGCACACTGAGGAATTTCTcaattttatttacatttttataaCACTTGATATACTGAATTGTATTTCTACCACACTGATAAATTTGTCTCAAGGAGATCAGTggaatggatttggatcctctcttgagctaATAGAGAGGATCATCTTGATCAATCAtcatggaccgttggatttttatccaacggttataattattataactttaaaggaacccctgtttgtagccgttggataaaaatctaacggtccacgATGATTGATCATGAGAATCATTTTCATTAGCTCAGAAGAGAATCCAAATCCGAGGGGAATAATAATACACAAAGTGTGGCCAATAGGTGTTCATTCCCATTCATGGTGGTGTGTCAGGGACGGACAAACAAATTGCAAGCAGAAGGTCAGTCACTTCCACCCCCTTCTCACTCCTATTACCATCTCATTAACTCATATcctctgttttttgttttattctttATGGGGGTGTTTGTTGCGCCgcactatctcggactggattagctttaaggactaagctggattggcttagactagactaaactggactaatttagtgaagcgtttggtgcagtattggactaagaagctggataataacaaattctaatattattttatttaatatataaattattaatattttattatgatcttatctttttctccatctttttctACCATTTCTGTCCCActattttcctcttctctcatcgtcccattGTGTCcccctttttttcctctcagacctctcaattcatgtctctttctcattcctgatcaaactccttattgatttcagtctctatttctctgtcctccctccctctctagctatgcgttgttcgaacggaacctcacggctccaattttcccgacgagttgcaggtttcccgatgtgttttttggccaaccctcattaaattggatgaagttatcACCgccaaaaaaattcatcaccatccctggaccgagatcttagctttgcatgcttgaatttgtcatgaatttgaagaagcctaaacaggccgagacttccaggccattttccggccacattcgaccacattttggcctcgattcaagtaaaatcgtaatcttgtcactcccagcttcaatttggtatattttatatgaaagttggttgtgaaatggatctgaaagagagtcgggaagttaatgattgatctaagTGACCGGCGATGatgaggagtctgtcgggagtggtcgttgagcatgacaaggacgagaaatagaggatagtcttagctagtcccatggttattggggggtctcactaagacctcttagtgaagggttttgtccatgctagtcccctttagtctcattaatgttagtcccagcatggaacaaacacagtattggactaatagctagtccagtccagtccagtccgagttagtgagggcaaacaaacgcctcctatatatataattcaaaacaagatgTAAACGTTGCGTAATTGTAACCGTTTAAATATGAGAGGATGGAAAGGAGGATGAATTAGGAGGGAAGAGAATCTTACTCTTTTCACAATTGGTATGGGTCCCAATCTAACGTTCGAGGCATGTGAGTGGACCAAAGGCAAAAGCCATCAAACAACCATAAACCTCATATGTCATTCACACAACAGGAACAcaccaaacaacaacaaaactagCCACATGATTTTACTCCATTGGTCATCAATCATCATCATGTTCACTGGAGTTGGAGCAAATTTATATCCGTATTCTACACGATGCTTTTGGAATTTAATTTATAGCACCGATAGATCATCcgatgtaataaaaaaaaaactaaaatatatttgTAAATCTTCTAAACTcccaaaaaatgaattaaacgtGCCTTCGCCATCAGCTGgtctctttgaaaaaaaaaaaaaaaaaaactttgtcatGATTTTTGTGGGAAAAAAGGCCTTTTTGctaattattttgttaattacttAACTATGTTTTGCTTTACCCTATAATATAATAGTCTTGTTTATGGAAATCTTTTGAAAGGACTTTGAGAATTGATTTATCTAATTGGAAGCTATACTATGATTATGATTAAatatctatttgattgatatgatTCCTACTCATATCATCAAATCATTGGACCCACCTCAATAGACTTTCTTGGTAATTGTATATCTTTCAAGGAAGATTAAGGGCCAACCCCCCAACCTAACAATTGATGACTTGGATTATTTAGGCTATATTTATTTGAGTAGGTAGTTGCTAACTTTCTATTTTTCCATTTTAGCATTTTGTAACCTATTATTAAACAAAGAAGTGACATATGCTAACTTGAAACATAGGGTTTCCATTTTGGTATTTTGCAAGAGTTGTTTACCTATATGTGTGCAACTTAATCATCGTTACACATAGACTTCATTTGTGGATCTCACATGCATTGACAACTGATAATCATATGTAGATGTTATCTTATTTACTTCGTGTAAAATAAGATTAAGTTCATCCCCTTCATTTTAacgtaaataatattgtttatttaaaaaatatgtattatttGACGCATCTTATATTCCATAAAACGAATGACACGTTATGTTTCTTGTCACTTATTTATGAAGCTTTCGATGGGAATATAATAACGTATTATCCTCTTTGCATGGAAATATCCTAGCTACCTTTATGCTCATGTGTTTCGCATGCATCTTAATTTTTACACACACTTTGTGGTGGTTGATTAACTTTAGCTCATAAAAGGGACTCCCACGTTTAATCCATGCATGATCAAAATATATGTTCACCTTTTAATCAAACCCCTCTCaaaatattgaattaatttttttatgatcGAAATATTTCATGTTTTTTCATTCAACTACCATACAATTTAAGCTTTTTCGTCAAAATGGTCATTAAGATTTTTATaattcctcactttggtccttaagatttgaaatcaatagaattggtTCCCGAGTTTGTACACCAtcaatcaatttggtcattctgtgaaaaatcttcattaaataagaataaaatgaccaaaataccattactttttgtcaaatcatttgacccattatttattaaattgagggtatatttatcattttggtccttatttaacagaaatttgcacggaatgactaaaatgattaatGGTGGACAATTTTAAGgaccacttttattgatttcaaatcttagggaccaaagtgatatGTTTATGCAAATCCAGtgaccattttggttaaaaaaaaccTACAGTTTAGTGAAATCGTTAAAGCTTTTTATATTTAGAGATCAAGATTTAATGACCGCAAATCTTGGCGTATAGAATAGACATGAGCGTACTAAAGTTTTCGGTCTGTTTAAATAGAAATGTAACGTGACACCTTATttaattactttatttatttagaaaAGGGACGTGACACAATATTTTCTAGGAGGTACCAACCATGGTACTATATCATAATCATAGttatatatttttgtcaaatatatCGTAATCATTAAATACAATGCAATCCGAAATCGCGAATGGGCAAGCAGTGGCCCATGCATACAAGCTTCTCCAATGAAATAGTCCCGGGACTGACTTACCCATCAGGTAATCAGAAGCTCCCAATAGTGCTGGACCATGTGAGAAAACGAAGGGTGCGACGTTTACCGGGCCAACATACGAAGCCCAGCATGACTTAGCCACGTGATGCTTCCTCATGCAGAAGCACTGGAGACGAATAATCCGACAAAAAACAACCACTACATGACGTGATAAGCCGACATATTTGACTCTACTGGGGTTTGCAACTTGAAGATTTctccatttaatttttttaggagCAATGTTTGAAAACCGAAGGATGAGTAGAAGTTCTATTCAAAATTTCGTGTCTGATGCATTAAAAATAACGTCATTCAGTTGATCAACTAAGGCCATTCAGTTGATCAATTAATTTTTGTGAAGCTCACATCTACaaaaagtgaattaaaactaaggtcattCAGTTGATCAATTGTAGAAAATAGATCGAAGATTCATTATGCTTTTACTATCCGTCCAatgtttttatacaatttgatGACCTTGCTTTTACTATCCATCCAATGTTTGTACACAATTCaatgaccttagttttaattgatttttctcaaacatgacatttatagagtgatttataatataaacagtTTGGATCATAAACTCGACAGTCTGAATTCcagtcacactaaaaaatctctccaaatgAAGGACTTGACATGCAGTTGGTTAATGACAAGCGTTGGCTAACTATCTTCTTATGTACATGTGCACAACCAAGATGGGTCACACGGCTTGATGGCAAATCACCATCTTAATCCCAAGAAAGACTTAGAGCTAGTTTTGTATTGTTGTGTTTTGGAAAAAAACTGCTCCTGCTATGCTGTgggaataagctcatttttgctgcttcacgtttttagttttttttcacacaaaattgtgaaaataagctatttttaagtgtttatcaaACATCTTTTTTAgatcagcttttttttatacccactttttataaaaacatctAAGTACCAAACCAGTATTTAAACAATAATGGAAGAACACTTAATTAACAATACTAgctaaatttttgttattatagtTAGCCAATTGACTCAAATTAATTTGGCTAGTTACTGGACATTATGAGCTATTTTGGCTTAAGTTAAAATATAGTGAGATTATTTTTTCATAATCTTAACAACCCATTTCTTTTCATGAAGCCCATAAACAATGCAATaatgtttaataaaaatttaactctCTTTCTTCTTAGCTAAATTTAATCACTGTCTGCAAAGTTAAAATACCTAGTCATTTAATTAGCTAACATGTTGGAGCttgttttttctgttttttatttttatttttatttttgaacaaacgatattatctacgttaaaggggagggggtggacttagcctcacaatgaactaacaataatgtgcctttggcgagaatcgaacctaagacttctcacttacaagtgaaaaagaataccactagaccgtagtactaattcAAAAAGCCTCAtttagctaaaaagccaaaaagcctcatTTTAGCTAGGTTATTGGAAATGCTCTAAAATCACACATCACCACTTAAAAGATCCTTTCAGTACGTGTTATCAATTCATGTAGAGTGAAATATCGATTTAGTCCTTGAAATATTACGTAAgtgataaattttaaaaatattattttcgaAAAATCTGTCAATTACATCCATAATACTAGACTAGATTACTAGACCAATGAAAATTTGTGTATAAGTAAGGAGTTCGATTTCCTCGAAtgtaataagaaaaataaaactattgAGAACTTTCAGtttctttaatttaaattgttaaCGCTAAAATCGCTACATGAACTTTATGGTATCCGTCTCAAATTCCCAAACCAAGCTTAATTATGAACtcatataaataatttaaaatacacattaatttTGGGGCAAATACGTAAAATTCATCACAAAAGTCACTATGAATATATGCACTTACATGATTTGGATTGTAGGACTTAGGAAGTTACAATTGATTTACTTTTTAATCCATGATGCTTCTTAGtgttatatattaaatatagtTAGCACTACCAAGGTTTTTCTGGTGGATTAAATTTGGTGAGATCGGAGTTTTGCTTTGAAGCAAAGCTATATCATCATAATATAAAGTAAAATCTGTCGGTGGTATTCGAGTTGAAGCATGTGAGGTTGGGTAGGAATCGTGCCCCAAAAGTAAAGGATACATGACTATAAATTGGCAAACAACACGTAATACTATTTCATCTTCCAAAAACTTGTCAACGTACCTTCTTCACATGCATGAATCTCTCTGACGCTTCTTTCTCTAAGGCTGTAACAATATgataaaatcaatcaataagaAAGCAACGTTAGTTTGGACAAACACCCGAGCCACGTGTCATGCTAATATAATGGTTCATTGTTTGGGGGGGGCCTAACCCTAAACTAGCTAGGATATGCCTTAATGCAGATCCAGTTTGCTCCAATCATAGTGGGCTTGCTACAAGGGATGGGACATTACTAGGGAAAACGTCCCTTCGGACAACATGCCATTGTCGCAAATGCTAACAAGGTTGCGACAACGAGATTACCCGATGCCGTTGTTGTAACTACTCAATGCTTTGGACACGGCATAAGTTCTGTTTCGAAAGGTCATTCTTTTGAGACGGCCAAAATTATCCGTCACAAAGTTATGCCATAAAAAATGTTTTCCTTAACTTCATTATCTTGTGAGTGTGATGTTGTATATAGTGGCCGTACCCAAGAGTTTCTCTCGTAGGATCTCCTTCACTGAAGAACTTCCACAATCTCCCACCAAtctctcatttagatccccttTTGACCTTCATTTCCAATGGCCTTTGATTTTTTTGATCCATAACCTCTAATTGGTGTGTGCTCCACGAGTATAGCTATGACCTTTTCTAACCTGTCCCACTGGCCCATTGATGCCTTGTACACGAGGTAAGTTGAAGATTCTTAATTATGCTCCATAAGTAGTGCTTTGAAAATGTGCTTTATTGCAGCATGCGTTACGTTAGTTTCCACAACCACAattctttttcatgtatttttaatcatttttcttgtattatgaGGAGTTATGTTTATATCCTCCCTGATTAAgtgtacccttttttttctaTCAATAAAACTCCCCTCATACTGTTGAgatttcctaaaaaaaaaaaaagaagagtttttaCAACCACAAAGTATACACCAAAAATATATCCGTCTGCCTCATATTAGATTGCGATGGAATGCCAATTTGCTCAATTCTAATGTAATACATCAAGAtaatattgttcattaaaaaaaatgcaatacaggaaatatataaatttatagtTTGTCTATAAGAAATAATTGATTCATTTCAAGAACGAAGAAGTGAAGTATTTTCTGTTGCAAATGGacctacataaaaaaatataaatcgtTTTCTAACTTGCACTGTGCATGTGCATTCTTATACATGTTGGCCACACCGACTTTTGGTTGGTCGGTGCATTGTGGAAGTGGCATAAACATACCAATTGAAACTGTCTGATATAATTTGTCCCAACACAGAGAAATGCAATAGGTGTGTACTATGGTGCAgtatatttgtgtttgtgcaTAGTAGTCTGACGGCAGATCCACTACTTCTGTAAGGACATGTGGGCTGTGACTATATTCCCACTTTTGCTCTTAACCCTTCCCCACAAACCTCCAGGGTTGATCTCAGTATATTAGACCATACATGCCATTCTTACACGTATCTCTCCACCATCGCAATTGTTCATGGTTTATGACGCCGTCCCACCCAACATTTTTGCTACTTAAGGATCTACAAGGGTTCAGTTCTTTCATTCTTTGTCTAAATCTATCATGATTCTTGATGTCATTTATCACCTTCAAATTCTTACCTGCTTAGTAGTAGTTTACTAGTTTGTGGGCAGCTGAAGATCAGCTATGTATTGGCTATTGCAGTAGTAGTTAAAGAGTAGGAAGCAAGCAGCTTCTGAAGGAGAAGCTCCAAATTGCAATTTTTACAACATTGATTGTGTTTTATTAAAACCATGGTAATCTTTTGTTACAATTACATGATATACATTTGAGtcttatgtatatattttccattttttttattctcaatGCATGTAGGTTACATTCTTTCTCATTAATTATCACATGTTATGagctttaatttttaattgtctATCGTTGACTTGTGTGAGATTGATGGCAACATTTTCATCTATTATCTATATATTAGTTGTCCTTAACAATTAATACATGTTTACTTATAGGGAATATGAATTAGAACTATTTTGATTCTTGAGTTTTACGTGTTTACTAAAGTATGGGAGTTATTTCACTTCTCAACTGTTTCTATGTATTTATTAACAcagataaaaatataaaaagtttgaatttctccttaaatttgtaatcaaaatttaaaaatcagGAATCAAATCAATTAGGAGGATCTGGTTGCTCCAGATTCCATTTCCTTCATCTTCCCTATTTCTAAGTTTTTCGGTTAGTTCCACGTATTTGTCcttaaaatttgtaatcaaaatttaaataaccTTGTTTTTTTATAAGTGATATAGAATAATCTACACTTAACCATTTAGACTCTTGAAAGGGAGATTCATTGATTCAAACACGGAATCTCGAATGAATAAACGAATGTTCTTAACCAATTGAATTACAAGTCATTTACAAATAAACTTGTATTAAAAGTAATTAAATGTGGATTAATAGATTACGTACACTTTGAGCCACTCTAATTAGTGGAAACCTATTATACTTCTACAAGTCAACCGTATCAAAATTTGAACCAATGACAATTGTTGGTCATTACGTAGTCTTTCATACGTCTACGCAAATGATGACATATCTGCAACACGagtccttttttttcttttttaaaatatattactgTACTTTggcaagaaaatatttcaattccTATCCTATATAAAATGATTTACGTACAGTTCAAGTTCCTTCCTTTGAAGTCACAACAGCAGAGACCTAattaaagtcaaattttttGTGCTGATGAAGTTTCCACGATGTCTCTCTTACTccaatattttttaatagttttttaagtATAACTTCTCTTCAACCCTCAAATCATATTTTTGGTGATTCGATCAAAACATTTGTTCCCTCCTTGCTTAACAATGTGGGGATGAATATATTCcttcaaaaatatataatttggaTAATTTACCTGGAAATTTCCCGGTTGTTCAGCCATACAACTTACATAAGTCTTTGGTCTATGTCGATTTTTAGTTCATGAGTTGACTTGGCTCATGCAATTGCTTCACAAATTCACCAGTTGAGCTGCTGTATTTTACAAGttgaaacaaaatatttaaattgcCCAAAACACACTTTCTTTGTTAAAGCCACGAAAATGACATGCAAAAGTCCCAAAAGATTTCGTCAACCCTAACCTCTTTCTTAAGTTCTTTTGATTGTAATTTCTCCAAAACCATTTGGGTTGATTTGGGAAACTTACTTTGTTATTTCCTCCGGCCGGCAACCACACACTTTCTTGTCGCCGTCTTCGGGAGAAGGTTTTCCTGTATATGTGTTTCCCATTTACTGACCTAAACCagaaattttcatatttatttattaatttgttatatgtTTCCCATTTTATTTGCTTCTCCTTGTAGATAAAACTAAGCACACATGAATATTAGAGCAATGATGAAGCGGACCCATGAGGCGTTTGTTCTTCTGTTTCTGGCCTTACTCTCCAAGGCAACTAGTGTGAAGCCTTGCCCTAGGCCAAGCCCGCCGCAGTCCGACAGCAGCTTCTGTTTGAGTTGGAGACTGGCGGTGGAGACCAACACTATGCGTGGGTGGCGCACGGTGCCAATTCAGTGCTTTCGCTACGTCGAAACTTACATGATCGGAGGTCAGTATGAACGGGACATTGATTTTATCGTTGGCCAAGTTCTTAGCTATGCGATTGGAATAGCTTTATCTGATGATGGCATGGATGCTTGGATTTTGGACGTGGATGACACTTGCATATCTAATCTTTTCTACTACAAGAGCAAGCGATACGGGTAcgtaatatatatgttaaaataTTACAAAACTTATAGGGTAATATTTAGTTATGTTGTCAGATAAATATATTGTCAGACTGtcaaataaagtaaaaataCATCAACCATGTATGGTTCAGATTCACAGTATAACAATATAAGCTTCTTGTGTTCCTACGCTCTAACAAGAGATTCATTTATGCATATTGTTTAGAACTTTCTTGTTAAAATGCGTGGTTAAGATTCTCAGAAGTCTATTAGTATCATATATTTGCACATTGTTGGTCAAGAGAACGTTCTGCTTACATTTAAGCCTATGAATTTACTAGTTCATTTTGCCATGACTACTTTGTAATATACAGGTGCGATCCTTTTGATTCATCTGGGTTCAAGGCATGGGCAATGACTGGAGGGTGCCCAGCAGTTCCTGGTATGCTGGGACTTTTTAGCAAGCTGGTGAATAGTGGCTTTAAGGTGTTCATGGTCACAGGAAGAGATGAAGCGACCCTAGGCCAAATTACTACCGCAAACTTGCATGATCAGGGATTTGTTGGTTACGAACGGCTAATTTTGAGGTAAGAATGTTATGGTGTGTGATACTATATGTGCATGCATCCCTCTTTCATTGATCACGATGGATGATTTTGTCAAACCGCATAGGAGTTCATTAATTGGCCCAATAGAAAAAGGAGTGAGAAAAGGAAAATCTCATGATGATAAATCTTCCGTCATGTTTGAATGGATAAGTGGGTTTGAAAGACCAAAAAGATTCATTGCACTAGAAGCAATCCAAGTCAAAAGCATGTTTACGACTATTTTAGGGTTACTCTGATTTTTCTTCGCTTTTATTGTGTTGTGAAAAACAAACATGTAAGTATTTGGTAAACCATAatgctaaaagtgcttttagcaaaaaaaaaaaagatgggaataagttttattaattggtactGTTCACCTATTTCCAATGAAAAAcgtgtctttttttttaaaacatgtgtaGAGCAATTTTTGCTTTCTGATGTTTTAGACCCatgattttggaagaaaaaaaaaaaaagctctatttttttcatttaccaaacacaattaaAACCCCAACTTTTAAAAGAAactacttttaaaaaaatttaaccaacCCCAAATGAGCCGTATCAAATTTAGCCTAATGATTGGATTCATTGGAATTATCCGAGTCAATAACAAAGAAGTGTCAACTTTTGAGAATACATCCAGCGTAAGTGTTATACACTTTATGTTTTCAATCCATACATGCGGTTATATgtatgtccataaagtatcagaTAATTCATTTACTTATATTATTGCATAAATTGTTAGCTGTTTGATAGTGTGATCGTCACAATAAAATTCCACTTCTACAGTAATCCTATTGCTTAATTACAAAATCAATACATGTCACTACCTACCAAATGTTACTAGGTTTCAATAACTTGATGTATTCTTCTAATGGGTTGGGGATTAagtaattaaagaaaataattggaCATTGGCACGTATTATTGTAGTGTCTCTACCTGAAGTTAGTTTGTTATTGTTGTGTCGCTACCTAATTTAGTTCGGTGTGCCTAATTGCAGGACTCCAGTTTACAAAGGGCAGAGCGCAGTTGTGTACAAATCAAACGTTCGGAGGCAATTGGTAGAACAAGGTTACAGAATTTGGGGAAATATAGGAGACCAGTGGACTGATCTTCAAGGAGATTGTGTTGGCAACCGCACTTTTAAGCTTCCAAATCCCATGTACTTTGTCCCTTAACGAACTGAATtaccaaaccctaaacccttaaaTTATCAGAGTTACTAGTGGAAGTGTTGTTACTTTTACTATGTATATTATCGGAAAagtataattatataaaatctCATTTACGTTGTGCCTTAAATCATGATATAATAAGATTcgcataagaaaaaaaaaaaaaactttcgaGTATCTCAAACTTTTGCATTTTGCATCTTCAGCTTACTTTTCCATAACTTTCAAATTAGATGCATGTCACCGTATTTATTGTCGTTCATTATTTACTCGTATTTTAAATTTCGATATTTACATTTTGGAGAGGCAATTtcgtaattttaaatttcaattgctctttatttaattttttattaga from Pyrus communis chromosome 17, drPyrComm1.1, whole genome shotgun sequence includes the following:
- the LOC137723748 gene encoding acid phosphatase 1-like, with translation MNIRAMMKRTHEAFVLLFLALLSKATSVKPCPRPSPPQSDSSFCLSWRLAVETNTMRGWRTVPIQCFRYVETYMIGGQYERDIDFIVGQVLSYAIGIALSDDGMDAWILDVDDTCISNLFYYKSKRYGCDPFDSSGFKAWAMTGGCPAVPGMLGLFSKLVNSGFKVFMVTGRDEATLGQITTANLHDQGFVGYERLILRTPVYKGQSAVVYKSNVRRQLVEQGYRIWGNIGDQWTDLQGDCVGNRTFKLPNPMYFVP